The Macrobrachium nipponense isolate FS-2020 chromosome 1, ASM1510439v2, whole genome shotgun sequence genome includes a window with the following:
- the LOC135219044 gene encoding LOW QUALITY PROTEIN: uncharacterized protein LOC135219044 (The sequence of the model RefSeq protein was modified relative to this genomic sequence to represent the inferred CDS: deleted 1 base in 1 codon), which yields MVKLLVNGGVCKAQKGRVCKDQNWALDYAKEKPHDVMLIKGSKILEERAVEVPRDSERWRVLSVLYKYHTDLLICFSEEISEDLLETFKSHLNSIVNNADCSVIPQSFVNKFQSGYISISFLGPGMRFDKLMYCVKEYCLLLQNSKVCTVPLSAKVKRPCARLANDKSVSSQELVSDKFKSNFEPGLNVVSRTESNASSSEDNLPKVHLDENQKKGSIGHGVTNSNGVKSETVNTPGRNAGRGRGTVTGRGKSIVAPGSLNDKDTRIKNAENRTREPVEVALDREMQKLQNSLGKEEKSINEKYEERKEIGMGSDCTYRQPEWSSPCISKASLHSIHKPNYLQAAAPIDQRLEANGENSSCGSYHQSKDCRASHNNGSEMLRGGCGQVSTSSLSNQVTVQEEIKKDQVFHKATSFSQFDLANGEVTATKIVECSKKLEDNAKKPDSDTLKLENIQSSSRKNNSVEKRESGAQKSNNSKKTNVPESKFSGSNVHKPDVNTRGLVKKGMGSGTKLHELNDTKTERNAVKSENTKKVTTSRAVKKKEATAKEHNSNNRVLETAQKFENAPKNVDPKKVIKNGNVKTWNTAETEKCENPKKEANPKKELLEGKVKNQGKNTTNVTQNKQKNYQGLGCDDEDEESSLLKISNQKICTGMRSKKCKEQLQMKSTFLEATQTHDDLVLGFQRKYYGVVNDSSLEKVILLLGASGSGKTTLINLAANYFKEKKDVDEGLYHVVPTSPTSNITAYTFCSAIDEIPITIVDTPGLNDSSGAELQEHVQALKTFLANASANDFQIHAIGFVAQAYLVRLTSSERLVMDYVSSLFGRGVKDHLVTLVTFADNQDSPPVVEAMKNYGVDFKLSLKFNNSALHNSKADDVDDIDRVYWRICWRNWKKCLESAREDLPPLSASTMKAVQSEVFASTVLKSAERNLRVSLTAFFAISEEDRIMSKEASELCAEIWNLAAVLQHFKGLNVSHEGILAELAKEICQTHKKSPEENVYFLSLNRENPLVVSGLEVMRIMAPVYKEAKTWHKECRNCSFEECNSVDVLSQLYERAHYEREASQGFFKKLTGPSEEVLLLKCNVCKCPGEVHGVCKTKSPFHPDEVLSRTCAALRKIIAQYSISNFPVSEFWFLKFLDQIFHFEHREFIREIFHYIKK from the exons ATGGTAAAGCTTTTAGTAAATGGGGGGGTATGTAAAGCTCAAAAAGGGCGGGTATGTAAAGATCAAAACTGGGCATTAGACTATGCAAAAGAGAAACCTCATGATGTTATGCTGATAAAGGGGTCAAAAATATTAGAggaaagagcagtggaagttccAAGAGACAGTGAAAGATGGAGAGTATTGTCTGTTTTATATAAATACCATACAGATCTGCTTATCTGTTTTTCTGAAGAAATTTCAGAAGATCTCTTAGAAACTTTTAAAAGTCATTTGAATAGCATAGTCAACAATGCGGATTGCAGTGTCATACCACAATCCTTTGTGAATAAATTTCAAAGCGGATATATTTCCATCAGTTTTTTGGGACCAGGGATGAGGTTTgataagttgatgtattgtgtaAAGGAATATTGTTTGCTTTTACAGAACTCAAAAGTATGCACTGTTCCGTTATCTGCTAAGGTTAAACGTCCATGTGCAAGGTTGGCCAATGATAAGTCTGTTAGTAGTCAGGAGCTTGTTTCAGATAAATTTAAATCTAATTTTGAGCCAGGATTGAATGTTGTATCAAGGACAGAAAGTAATGCAAGCAGCAGTGAGGATAACTTGCCTAAGGTCCACTTGGATGAAAATCAGAAGAAAGGCAGTATAGGACATGGAGTTACTAACAGCAATGGGGTGAAAAGTGAAACAGTTAACACTCCTGGAAGAAATGCAGGTAGAGGAAGAGGAACAGTGACAGGGAGGGGTAAAAGTATTGTTGCACCAGGTTCCCTAAATgataaagatacaagaattaaaaatgctgaaaatagaACAAGAGAACCAGTAGAGGTCGCACTGGATCGGGAAATGCAGAAGTTGCAAAACTCTTTGGGAAAGGAAGAAAAgtctattaatgaaaaatatgagGAAAGGAAAGAGATTGGTATGGGCTCTGATTGCACTTACAGGCAACCGGAATGGTCATCACCATGTATTTCTAAAGCAAGTCTTCATTCAATACATAAACCAAACTATCTACAAGCAGCAGCCCCGATAGATCAGCGTCTCGAGGCTAATGGAGAAAATAGCTCTTGTGGTAGCTATCACCAAAGTAAAGATTGCAGAGCATCTCATAATAATGGTAGTGAAATGTTAAGAGGAGGTTGTGGCCAAGTTAGTACAAGCAGTCTAAGCAATCAAGTCACTGTACAAGAGGAAATTAAAAAAGATCAAGTCTTCCATAAAGCAACTAGTTTTTCACAGTTTGATCTTGCTAATGGAGAGGTCACTGCAACCAAGATAGTTGAATGTAGCAAAAAACTTGAAGATAATGCCAAGAAACCAGATTCTGATACACTGAAACTTGAGAATATCCAAAGCTCTTCACGAAAAAATAATAGTGTAGAGAAAAGGGAAAGTGGTGCTCAGAAATCTAATAATTCCAAAAAGACTAATGTTCCAGAAAGTAAATTCAGTGGAAGCAATGTTCATAAACCAGATGTCAATACAAGAGGACTTGTCAAAAAGGGAATGGGGTCAGGTACTAAATTGCATGAATTAAAtgatacaaaaacagaaagaaatgcTGTGAAAtcggaaaatacaaaaaaagtaacCACTTCCAGAGCCGTTAAGAAAAAAGAGGCGACTGCAAAAGAACATAATTCAAACAACAGAGTGCTGGAGACAGCTCAGAAATTTGAGAATGCCCCAAAGAATGTTGATCctaaaaaggtaataaaaaatggtaatgtCAAAACATGGAATACTGCTGAGACTGAGAAATGCGAGAATCCCAAAAAGGAAGCCAATCCAAAAAAGGAATTACTTGAAGGTAAAGTAAAAAATCAAGGTAAGAATACCACAAATgttacacaaaacaaacaaaaaaactatcaGGGTTTAGGGTGcgatgatgaagatgaagagTCATCTTTATTAAAAATTAGTAACCAAAAGATCTGTACTGGCATGAGGAGTAAGAAATGTAAGGAACAACTTCAAATGAAAAGCACTTTTCTAGAAGCTACTCAAACACATGATGACTTAGTACTTGGATTTCAGCGCAAATATTATGGTGTTGTTAATGATTCATCTCTAGAGAAAGTTATTCTACTTCTTGGCGCCTCAGGAAGTGGCAAGACTACTTTAATAAACTTGGCTGctaattattttaaagaaaagaaagatgttGATGAGGGACTGTATCATGTGGTGCCCACTTCACCAACCTCTAACATCACAGCATATACATTCTGTTCTGCCATTGATGAGATCCCTATTACAATTGTAGATACTCCTGGGCTCAATGATTCATCTGGAGCAGAATTACAGGAGCATGTACAAGCTCTTAAAACTTTTCTTGCAAATGCATCTGCCAATGATTTCCAAATTCATGCAATTGGTTTTGTCGCACAGGCTTACTTGGTTCGCTTGACATCATCTGAACGCTTGGTGATGGATTATGTGTCATCACTATTTGGGCGAGGTGTTAAAGATCATTTGGTAACTTTAGTCACTTTTGCTGACAACCAGGATAGTCCTCCAGTAGTTGAGGCCATGAAAAATTATGGAgttgacttcaaactttccttaaAATTCAATAATTCTGCGTTACACAACAGTAAAGCAGATGACGTAGATGACATAGACAGAGTGTATTGGAGAATATGTTGGAGAAATTGGAAGAAATGCCTGGAAAGTGCTCGGGAGGATTTGCCACCTCTGTCTGCCAGTACCATGAAAGCAGTCCAGAGTGAGGTATTTGCTTCTACAGTGCTAAAATCAGCTGAGAGAAATCTAAGAGTTAGTCTGACAGCATTCTTTGCTATTTCAGAGGAGGACAGAATAATGTCCAAAGAAGCCTCTGAACTTTGTGCAGAAATTTGGAATTTGGCAGCTGTATTGCAACATTTCAAAGGTTTGAATGTTAGTCATGAAGGTATACTTGCTGAACTTGCAAAAGAGATTTgccaaacacacaaaaaatctcCTGAAGAGAATgtctattttttatcattaaacagAGAGAACCCTTTAGTAGTCAGTGGGTTAGAAGTAATGCGCATTATGGCGCCTGTTTACAAGGAAGCAAAGACCTGGCACAAGGAATGCCGAAATTGCAGTTTCGAGGAATGTAACTCTGTGGACGTATTGTCACAATTGTATGAAAGAGCACACTATGAA AGAGAGGCGTCAcaaggattttttaaaaaattgacaGGCCCAAGTGAAGAAGTGCTCTTACTCAAATGTAATGTGTGTAAATGCCCTGGGGAAGTCCATGGTGTCTGTAAAACCAAATCTCCCTTCCATCCTGATGAAGTATTATCAAGAACATGTGCTGCCCTTCGAAAGATTATTGCTCAGTATTCTATCTCAAACTTTCCAGTTTCAGAGTTCTGGTTTTTGAAATTTCTTGATCAAATTTTCCACTTTGAACATAGAGAATTTATTCGTGAGATTTTccattatataaagaaataa